The Liolophura sinensis isolate JHLJ2023 chromosome 6, CUHK_Ljap_v2, whole genome shotgun sequence genomic sequence AGGTGGCTAATGCGTTTCTGGTTTAAACTTCTGACGACGCTAGTTTGATTCCTTTGGAACGCGCCACGGCCCCAGTTTACCATCATTTACACGGCAGCAATTGGAAGTTAAGCCTCAGATTTGTTTTGCTGGGAGTTAACACGACTTGGAGATATCTGACGCCTTTCTTCGAGTCAAGCTGTCGATAGATGTGGACAGTCGTGTTGGAACAGCGAGCCAATTAAACGCCTAGGCCTACACCCTTCTGGTCAGCTGGCCGAAATTACCGGCGTTAATGACAATGTTGTCTGCAGCCATATGTAATCAGGGAGCGCCCGACCAGACTAGACGAACCCTTCCCGAAATGGAGCTCTCATTGTGTCAGTTGTAATTACAGAGATACCGATCAATCAGTCTTTATGGAGCACTGACCAACTAAATTATCAGTCCAGAAAGAGGGTTTAAAATTCACGGTATTGGACCAGAACTGTCACAGAGCGGACAGAGCTTAAGCCGTGGAGACGTCATACCATTACACCAGCACAGTGTTTCCCAAGGAACAACTGGAGACAGCAGTCGTCTTCATGTAcgaaaagtttggaatattatGAGAGTTTTTCACTGAAGCTTTGTGCCTTTTGTAGGAAACTTTGTGTGTGGTGAAAATtggatgaaatttaaaattcttcaaaagATGTTGTTGGATGTGAAAGTGATTCATTTGTAATTCAAGTGAATTTTATAATCTCCTTGACAACGTTGTTTATATAGGATGTCGTGAATTTGTGCTGTGGATAGATATCAAACATGGATATGTTAATTGTTGCGAATAGCTCCCCTCCGGTTCAGGAACTTGGAGAAGTGTTCCAAGGAAGCGTTCACACCGCCACGAAGGCCGTCTGCACAGTTCTCGTTCTATTTGTGCTTTTCCTCGGCTGTTTTGGCAACGCTTTAGTCTTCCTGTCCGCATCGGAACTGAAGAAACTGCGGTCTAACTTCGATGTGTTTATTCTCAATTTAGCTATGGCGGATTTTTTAATGTGCAGCTGCCTATCACCGGTGTTTTTGTACGTGCTTTTCGCCGAGCCGCCCTACCCCCGAGTTTTCTGTAGTAGCTTCTTATTCTTAGGCTCCGCTTGTGGACTTCTCTCTTTGTTGACACTGGTCTCAATTGCGCTCCACCGCCAGGCCCGTGTGGTGGGGCAGACGAAAGGGGCGCTGACCTCGTGTCAAGCGGGGGTTGCTCTCGGCTTTATTTGGACAACCAGCATTGTCTTAGCCCTCGGAGGCACCATCCATGTCACCCTGAGCTGGCCGGAGACCCAGACCTCCTGTCAAATGATAGTCAACAGTCACGATCGTCTGGTTTACAACTTTGTCCTCTTCTTCATCGCCCCGGTTTCCGTCCTCAGTTTCATCATCATCGCTATGGCGTACACCGTCATCGCCTGGGCCGTACACAGTCAAAGTAAGACATGTAGGCCCGCGCAAGGACAGATGCCAAAATCCACCCGGTGGGATGTACAACAACGTCAGTCAACGAACTGTAGCGGGAACGTCAGGGATGTGAAAGCTAAGCGCACCAGTCCCCACGGAAAACAGGCAGTAGCTGGTCAGTCTCACCTGGATAAAGAAAATAAAGCGATGACCATGTGCTTTGTGGTGACATTGACTATCATCTTATGCTGGGGCCCGCTGGTCATCTCGCAGTTTGTAGAACTTTTGGTGGGTGAATCGATTATTCTGTACCAGGTGAAAATATGTGGGATTGCGTTGGTGTTTCTGAACAGCGCCTTAGACCCGTACATTTACGCTCAATACAGCAGCAAAACCAAACAACGTTACCTCAAGTGCTTCAAAAAGCTTTTGACTTTCGAATGTAAGAAAAGTGGCAATCGGATTAGACTACAAAATACGGTGAACGCTAGTCTGAGTGCCATCAAACAGAAATCATCCAACAATGACCAAGAGACGAACACTGTTCACCTTGCATCCCCAAAACTCCATAGAAAAGTGTTCATAGATAGGAGCGTGGGACCAGGCGTCCCCTTATCGTACAGAACGGTTTTAGTGAGCAGTCATTTAGTTCACCCCTATTCAAAGCAACATATGAAAAGCAAATCGAGCTTGGTTATTCAAGGATGCTGTGCCCAGAAGTGTCACTCTCAAATAGAATCGTGTAAACATATGGACTACAAACAAACAGCAAGGAACTGTCCGTGTTCGTCCCCACCACATTCCAGCTTTTCACCACAACCTAAACAGATGTACAGTGTTTTACAAACATAGACAATCTTCCTTTAACTCGAAATCCTGCACGCATGTGACAGCTTTCTGTCGGATATGCTGTATGGTCACTTTTTGTACAACGTAAATATAATTTATGTCTCAGTGATTTAACATAAGTTTGCTTTACGCAAATGTATGTTTTACCGAGAActttaaacaaatgtatgttttaccGAGGAtttgaaagatatatatatatatatatatatttattaaaacattttctgataCGTATCATCTCTAGGTTTGCTTTATTGGCCTTCAGATCATTGTAGAACGTGAAGGTAAACGTCCTGAATCATATAACTGATCTTTGTTTATCCTCGTataactcaagaatttttcttcAGCTAATCGATCAGTTTACGCGTGGAGGAAATTGGAATAAACCATCGACCTATGGCAAACTACTCACGTTACTTTCCTGGGTGCACCTTCTGAATGAAGCCGATTTGCATGAATTATTCATCTGttcccggttgttcaaaagtggtttaaaacttaataccagttttaacTTTCAGCCAAGTCTTTAGTTTTGTACTTCGGCTAAACAAATTGCGTACCCGTATATTAAATATGCAGTAAAACACTTTGACTTCGGAGAACTttattggctgctgagtttggataacattttaaatataaaatatgacttaatgccaatattagctaatacactttccaTAAACTGGTTTAAGGCGacatgttcaagaatttttcgcctTTATGATGGCACTCGCGTTTACAGTTGGAGAAAgctggacagagcccagggaaattGCCGTCATTCTCAATTGCCAGGTGCCTCGCAAACCACCTGTGATATTCATTTTCACCGAATGTCAAATGCCAAGGACTTTCCAACGAGTTAATGACAAAATGTCTATAACAGCTAGATTCGGGATTTGTCAATTTTAGGTCTATAACAGATAGAATCGGGATTTGTCAATTTTAGGTTGCCATGGACTGTCATGGCTTGTCGTTCACCCGGTTCTCAGACATTCATTGATAAAAGCAGATCCTTCACCAAACACTTTATCAGATTCTGTTCTATAAGCAGAGGGCTACCTGAGAACAgctaaacatacatattttgcaCGAAACTGACATCATAGTGAAACTACAAAAGCAATAATCACTGTAGCGAGCTACCTGAAGGAATGGTTGAAGCCAGGGGTCTGAAGAAATAATGATGAGTTCAGAAATAATAGCGAGCACATACGGTATACCTTATTGTGGTAATAAGcacaatgtttttgtttcattgttcacAAGAATAAGCAAAAACCTGCATTTATAATTAATACTCACGCACCGACTGTACGTGAAATGCAACTTTATATCGCGCGTTTATACATTTCTTCATCATGATGAATTACAGATCAACTAACGGTGGTTCCGCCATGCTATACGTGGGCCAACTTTTCTTCAAAACGGTTCGTTATTGTATGTAACACATGCATGGCTTCTGGTGCAGATACAAATCAACCCGCccattttccacaaaaaaaaaaatttttcgtttttattctgttttagaCAAAACTATTGTTGTAACAGCTTAATCTAGTTGGGAACATGTATTGCGAAAGCGGTGCTACTATACAGTGCTTGTTGATTTATAAATAGTATCCTTCCCACTTGGTAAAAAAATGCACGTTAAAGAAGTCATTTTCTTACGAGAGCGTTGCTTGAAAGGAATATATAGTCATCGGTGATAATGCATGGTCAGCGACATGTAGATTATATTGTGCGATATCGTGCAATAAGAGTGACTTTGTTTAACATGTCATGTTTTACTTAGATGTGACAAGATTTTGGTCAGAGATACCATTCAGCAGGCTTATGTTGTTTCACAGGACGCCGATAAGCATCTTGGGTCGTGGAGTGCTTGGTATCTTGTCGAGTGCGCCTTTGTCGACGGCCATGGTAAGTGTTTGCCCCCAGTGGCGACCAAAAGGGCTCTCTTTCAACCCTGACGCCAGAGTGTCGTGAAAGAGGAAATACAAGGACTGGGTCTAAAGGAGATTATGTAACACCTCTCATCCATGTAATTTCAGCGTTCCCTAAAGAGAGGGTGGGGTGATTTCTGGTTGAGTGGGCAAAAGGTGCACGTGGGAATAAGCTAACCGTTCGCATGCCCTTCTCTAGCAGCTGTCAGGTTGTACTGAGATATCCACTCAACTTCCCTAACCGCTTATAGAACGATTCTCGCTGGATTATTTGCTGGATTATTTGAATGGAGATTCATTGAGGTAACTCGATTTAACTCCAAAGAGTCgacaataacatatatatatatataagttgtttaaggtaaaaaaacaaaacaaaacaaaaaaacatgaatttgaTATATCCAAATGTCTGCTTAAAGGACattattgaaaatgtgcatataatttatattttttcattataatGTTAATGTAGCATATTCAATCGATAAAAATGATACACGATCAACTCATAAACTAAAATCCCGCTCCCTCCCCTAAAATAATATACTAGGGTAGTGAAGAATCTTTAATCTTACTTTGCACTgactgcagttttttttttaaaacctttgttaaatctacatgtatgtacaatcagttactagtacatgtacatagaagtAAATACAGACATAATGAAGCTTTGAAAGTAGCCGCTCAACTAACTGAACATCATAATTATCACTGACATTGATATTTACAAGCATAAATAAATGGTAAGATAGAATAAAGCCCTGCCAGACTTAACACCTACAGGCAAACCCTATAGACAAAATCTTCGCAAGACATGTTTTAAGTTTATGAGGACTGATATATGATGCATGTTAGCCtacttgtttaaaaaaaaaaaatgaaacttccTCATTGTGTCGTTATCGGCCAATAATTCTAACAAACCTGATACCGGTATTGCAAAATTATTGATTGTGGTTTTATCCTATAGCACAGTTATGATTACCGTACTGTCAAGTGAATTTTTATTTCTACAGAAAACCCTACATACTCAGGAGTTTACAATGGAAGCAGAATCCCTGCTTATACAAGAAACGAATTTCACGTATAGCAAGATAATGAATGCCATGCTGTAGTGCCCCATGTAAAACATTCCATTCAAATGCACAACTCCAggtaatttaacatttttctgaGACATTTTCTACATaacatgtacttgttgctgaGCACGAAATCTGAGCGAGATATTACCTGGCTAGGGTACAGAAAAGTCGATCTccatttcatatttaaaaactaATGTGCAACTATGCTTAGATATATCAGAGGGTCAGATTTTGATTAGCAGGGATTATGCCCTGTCAgccataaacaaacaaatcagaaaATCTCAAACTTTACATAATATATTCACAGTTcatattaatacatatacataatatGTCTTTAAAATTATAAGCTTACATAAGAGACAGATACGTATTCCAAGTCACTAAATTGCACTGCCGTAAAACGATGCCATTTGCTTCATGTAggatattttacatgtgttgtTAAAACATAAAACCCCATGAACAATCACATAACCTTTCAGCCATAGTAAAGAAAATTAGAAATTCTTAAAATTAAGTGATATGCGGtttaacataaaatgttaaCAATACATATTAGTGGGTATACATAACATTTCTTCAAAAACCATAAGCTTTTTGTCTTCATATAAGAAATACATACGTATTGTCAATATTTATGCCCACTTTAATAAAGATATaatcacttaaaaaaaattaaaagaaatgcaaatatacaaatacaaaatacatacatagaaagatcatcaaatataaacacacttaCACTGAATATGCAGGAGTACATGGTACACAGAATGACCTCTGTACAATACGATAAGCTAGATGCTACAAACAGTTAAACTTGCAGCCTCTCACAGATGCCTAACACAGTGAACACTCATTTTGCTGGGCTTCTgggctcagttgttcaaaactggtttaagacttaataccagatttaactttaagccaagtcttttgtacttagcctaaaaaaaaaaattgtgttccAGTATATCAGATATGAACTAAAACCGATACTGTTATACGTTGAATTTGGAGAATTGCACTGGCTGCTGAGTTtagctaaaaatttaaatataaaatatgacttaatatcagtattagcaaatacacttttgaacaattggATCCATGAAACTGACTTTAATACACATTTTCGGACAGATTTCCAGTTGCATATTTTAGCATTTCTCCAAGGGCTCTCACTAAATTAGCTACACCATGGCCTTTATACAGATGCATTATAATGATACTGGCTACTTTCTGAAGTCAGGTACTTTCACTGAAAACAGCACTGGTGCTTTCTGCATGTAAGGAGTGGATCTTTGATAGCCTTCTATCGCACAGCAGTAAAACATGACAAGAGAGAGAATGTAGTTttaactatatacatgtgccaGAAGGTTGAGTTCAGCACACTGTCATATATCCGTATGCTGTTTACTGATATTCACCATCATTTTACTCATCCCCAGGTTATTATGAAAAAGTTCATTTATCAAACTCAATAATGCCAGGCAGACTCAGATACTTGTCTGGCTATACCCAAcagttttggcaaaaaattgatCAGTGCAAATGCACTCAAagttttgctattattttagaagaGCCCAAatactttcacaaaatatcagcatcCTCTGAGCAAGTGTCAACATTTAAAAAGGCAAAGACAAAGGCTGAGAcagagtgtttgtgttttctgacatgatgTTTTGCCTCATCTCTGAGACATCGGcgctgttcaagatttctgtgcaaaatcTGCTAGAGGTAgcaatgatgtaaagcgaatgaAGAGAGTGGCAtatgcactgtgaggagtatgcaatCACATGTCCAAGTacccacacatacacatgtctTCAAGTGGTTTCATCAAATGCATATCCTGTTCTAAAGCACATGTAGATTTCTGCCTATCGCCCGCACGGTACTTATTCTTGTTTACCAAATCTGAGTTCAGGGCCTAGCCAATGTACTAACACAGCCATCTTCCATGTAAGCTGCTAACGTAGCCATGCTGGATATGCCCATTTAAACTCCAAGCTAAGTATGTTTTACACTGGAAAATCCACCTTCGTACTATTTATAACATGATCTGGCTGTCTCCATCAGAGACAGGCTACATcaatttaattgttgttttacaggcataATAAATCACTGTTCAATGTTGGAAAGtattaaaattcaaataaaacaccTAAGTCATCTAAATTCAGTAAAATGTGGACTACCCCAGCAATTTTTCCCGCTGacgatatatttacatgattcgAAAAATCATTAAgaaacatcagacaaaattaGTTTTATTAATGTAGGCTCacctgtgaaaaacaaaattaaattggtTTGGCCTAAGCATGTTTTTTTCACTGGAAAATCTAGCTTTATACCATACCTCAGCAATGTTAACAGTATGTACAGGCTCTCTTTAAACGAAGGAGTATTTTAACTCAGTTTTACCCATTACTTTAATGAGCTGTACTAATACCGGAAAATCTTTGAACTATGACTTTTTGGCAGCTGAAGAATCTTTAGTCTCTTTGTCAATTCTCGCCTGTTCAGTTTTTACTGTAGTCTTCAGCTCCtcctaaaaaataaaagaatcaataaaatcttttcaatgcagttttgtgGATTAAATGTAGGATtactttgaaaagaaaataatgttaCTTATACTCAGTATATTCTGAAACtgcatacatgcaaatgtttttCAGCGTGATGACAACTTTACATTACATATGTAAATGGCCTTAACCATATATTGTGGTTAATaatataaaactatatataGCAAACTTGAGCACTCAGAATAATTCACTTCTGTACACATCTGATAAAACTTTCACTTCTGCATACTCCAAAATTCTATTATCTATGTATTGGTCACAAGTTTTCTGGTGAAAATCGGTGTTTTCATACAGTCCGGAAATAAATGTCTTTAGCATCTGAAGAGAGTTTCTTCAAATACTGTAAAGATCTTGTTAAGGGAGTAGATAACACAGGATGTATTTTTAATTAGTAATGATATGTAATGTATTAATCtctttatttgatatttatttaaatgccACACTCTAGATAATCCATACTTTATCACTAGCACAacagtagtcaggtttatgggtggaggaaaccagtgctGAGAGGAAACCACTTCTCAGGGGAAAACTACACCCGTTGCTggtgcctgacaaaccccctgacttaaagccacagctgaaCAAGCAAAGGCTTGATTTGAGGCTGTAACTCTTCACTGGTACATGCAGGTGGCATAATTAGAATCTTATCCAACTTACACCCCAGCCAAGTAATGTAGCCAATGCCTGAGCTCCATCATCACAACTGCCTTCCCAAAACACATCCCTGAAACAGAACATGGGTACACTTTGTGGATGAAAAATACTGAGAGGGAGATAAAACAGGGATATAATTTGTGGATGAGAAATACtgaaagagagagaaaacaggGATACAATTTGTGGATGAGAAATACtgaaagagagagaaaacaggGATACAATTTGTGGGTGAGAAATACtgaaagagagagaaaacaggGATACAATTTGTGAATGAGAAATACtgaaagagagagaaaacaggAATACAATTTGTCAATGAGAAATACtgaaagagagagaaaacaggGATACACTCTTGTGGATGAGAAATACTTAAAAAGGGAGAAAATAGGAATACAATTTGTGGATGAGAAATACTGatagaaagagaaaaaaaggatACAAGTTGTGGATGAGAAATACTGAAAGAGAGAAAACGGGTACGATTTGTGGATGAGAAATACTAgaagacagaaaaaaagagaTACACTTTGTGGATGAGAATCACTAAAACATAGAGAACACTGGATACACTTTGTGGATAGAAATCACTAAAACAGAGAGAACAAagatatattttgtgaatgaGAAATACTAAATCATAAAGAAAATATGGATACACTTAGTAGATGAGAAatcttaaaacagaaaacaaggaTACACTCAGCAGAAGAGAAATACTAAAACACAGGGAacactgtgtacactttgttgatgacaaacaaaaaaacatacagaacAATGGATATACTTTGTAAATGACAAataataaacacagaaaacatggataCTCTTTGTGGATGAGAAATActgaaagagagaaaacagAGACATACTTTGTGAATGACAAATACTGAAACAGAAAGTACACTGGATACACCTTCTGGATAAGAAATACTAAACAGAGAGGAGACCTAGGAATTCCCCTATGTGGAAGAAATGTAATAGAACAGAGAGGAGACCTAGGAATTAGCCTATGTGGATGAAATGTAATAGAACAGGGAGGAGACCTAGGAATTAGCCTATGTGGATGAAATGTAATAGAACAGAGAGGAGACCTTGGAATTAGCCTATGTGGAGGAAATGTAATAGAACAGAGAGGAGACCTAGGAATTAGTCTATGTGGATGAAATGTAATAGAACAGGGAGGAGGCCTAGGAATTAGCCTATGTGGATGAAATGTAATAGAACAGGGAGGAAACCTAGGAATTAGCCTATGTGGATGAAATGTAACAGAACAGAGAGGAGACCTAGGAATTAGCCTATGTGGATGAAATGTAATAGAACAGGGAGGAAACCTAGGAATTAGCCTATGTGGATGAAATGTAACAGAACAGAGAGGAGACC encodes the following:
- the LOC135468819 gene encoding probable G-protein coupled receptor 75; this translates as MDMLIVANSSPPVQELGEVFQGSVHTATKAVCTVLVLFVLFLGCFGNALVFLSASELKKLRSNFDVFILNLAMADFLMCSCLSPVFLYVLFAEPPYPRVFCSSFLFLGSACGLLSLLTLVSIALHRQARVVGQTKGALTSCQAGVALGFIWTTSIVLALGGTIHVTLSWPETQTSCQMIVNSHDRLVYNFVLFFIAPVSVLSFIIIAMAYTVIAWAVHSQSKTCRPAQGQMPKSTRWDVQQRQSTNCSGNVRDVKAKRTSPHGKQAVAGQSHLDKENKAMTMCFVVTLTIILCWGPLVISQFVELLVGESIILYQVKICGIALVFLNSALDPYIYAQYSSKTKQRYLKCFKKLLTFECKKSGNRIRLQNTVNASLSAIKQKSSNNDQETNTVHLASPKLHRKVFIDRSVGPGVPLSYRTVLVSSHLVHPYSKQHMKSKSSLVIQGCCAQKCHSQIESCKHMDYKQTARNCPCSSPPHSSFSPQPKQMYSVLQT